ATTAAATTACGAGAAATTAATGAAGTTTGACAACTCTGAATGTTGCAAAGAAAGGGGGAAAAACAGTATTCTTCTTGAAAATGTAACCCTAATTTTATTCtacccaaaaattgtatttttttcattttgaaaagcttttaaaTTGAATCGAACcaatactcgtataggtataagtataagtacctatattgttTTAAACGCGAGCAAACTGCGGGGGTGAGTAACCTCGAGCTGCGTATAAATTGGACGCTAAGTAGGTAAATGGATTCTACCTATCTTACTAATGGTgtacgttgaaaaaatgaaaattgaatttcgttcGGTTCAtcgcttgaaaattgaagtacGCACGCAAATTATGGCGTTCTGGCGCGAAATAACTTGCCGaagaatttattaaatttttgttaaggTCGCATCGCATCgtcaatttgcaaaaattaggtCCTCGATAGAAAAATTTCGATatcatcgaccttttttttttccaggGAATTTGGAAAGAATCGTtagtgagttggaaaaaatttcgttcgagATCTTCTCGTAACgtaaaagtgataattttttctactttattttcaaactaCTCGCAGGTACTTCAAACAGCACGAGGtcaaaataatcacaaaatcgccgagtaaaaatgaaattttactaagAATAACCACCacgaaagaaagagaaaaaaacaaaaatatacgaATGAGAATTATTCTTActaaatgaagtaggtacctaaagctTACTCACGTaacttttggaagaagaaaagtAGAGACAAAAATGTTTACAAGTTTTATTCGAAATGTTCATTTAACTTTAAAAACGAACGCTACTATAGTTTATAGTCGCGTATTAGATGCAAActtgacattatttttaatatttcgtcgtagaaataagaaaaaaaaggcgCGAGTAATTAGAAAATTGTTCGCTATGATGTTGGAAAAGGCgacaaaattgttttcaaattctgaaagaaaattAAGCGGGTCGCAATAATTtgtttaaatgtgttttcgtATATTCGAGATGGCTGAGAAGGTAGAGGTGGTGCGGCGCATCTTCACAATTACGTTACTTATTCATAAAATTGTGACGACGACGCTGCGATGTCGTTTAGTCGTTGTTATGTAagcgaaaaataaattaaatacgaAACAATCGGGACAGGTGAAAATAAGAATGAAAGTATTAGGTAccggtacctacctaagtatgaAGGTGAGAAGTAGGTGTaccgagtacctacttatagtttGCTAGCCAACTTTTGCTTCGTCTTTTTGAGCAATACTCGcgaaaagtaaattaaaaacaagaaacatagtaaaaaaaaagtacgtatacatataaaaaagaCGACTCGAGAGGAGACAAGTACGATGGCGAGACGCGATAGGTACTCGCAGGTATGCAAATTGTACACTGTACAGCAGCGTCGTATTAAATAGATAATAATATACCTAAGCGTTCTCTCGTATTTTAATTAAAGCAACAAATTCAAGCACCTATAAAATAACACCGAGATTgaacgtacctatacctacctacctacctactcgtacttgtgCTAATCCAGGTACAATGTACAaataaaatatacgagtaatgcAATATGCACTACGTACagtagatagataggtacatattaggtacCACCGTTGATTGTAGCAACAGCTGCAACAACATTActggtacctacacctaccgaAGTTACCATCtcctaattttttgaatttgcaaCGTGAAAGCGAAAATAATTCGCAAGTCGCAGTACATAGAATAAAATTCGGTAGCGGAAACAGACACCACCCTTGCCTCTTAACCACCATTACGTTCTTTTGCAACTTTCTCGTACGTACGTTCGCGGTACGTGTACCGGTACCCGCTGCATTGCTGTACCTACAAAATTGACAACTTCAAAGAAACCGTAAAATTAACAAGCACCTTTACATATTCGTCAACCAAGTAGGTATGGCACGCGCAaataatcatttcattttccaaaaatggaaatttacaaagaaaactgaaaaaaaagataggtacgAGAGAAAAAATAACTCGACGAATAAACATAAAGCAGAACGTCTACCTATATAGGGTGATTCGGAAAGTACGCATGCAGAACAAATTACGTGATTTACTCTAACAACGTGGCGTGTGCGCGTATTTATCTTCTTACGAGCGAGATAAGTCGACACATCTCTAACGAATctacaaattacaatattttctagctttcaaaaaatctacatcaatcgtaggtactcgtaaccCTCTTGAAATATGATTTAGTTCAAGTTTTTCTACagctatttttttaatgaaatatgatgcacaattcaaaataaaagatgtattcaaacataggtatttttacaataattaaaatatgtacaattgtacacaaaataaaaaacggatgaaaatcgccataatgcgaatgGAAACGTAAAACAGTAATAATAATCGAATTAATTTGCGgatattcgaatagaaaaatataaaagtcCTCAGAGGTTTTTTGTTGACTTCTCAATCACGATAATGCGACAAATTACGTATAATTACGAAGTGAATAAACGATTACAATGTTGACGcgaattttacttcatttttaacactttccctaattcgagaattatcaAGCAATGATCTAAAAGGCTCTTTAGTTCAAACATGACAAACATCAATCATGTTTCCTTGAATTCAGTTGATGTTAACAATGCTTTGCTAGCGGCGATCAACTCAGATAAGCAACTCAACAGCTACCTGGATCCACAATATCACCGCATCAGCATTTTCGATGGGTACGCCAGTTGTCGAGTGAAACATACTCAGACATCCTGCAAAATCAGCAAAGCTGGAACATTTGAGCTGTCTTCGATTCCCATTTTAGACAGCTGAGGTCTTCACGTGTAAAATTTTCCAGAGTTTTTGATAACACACTGGCTGCGTTGAGGTGTGTGTCTCTAGTGATGTAAAGCAGCTTGTTTGCTGCTGCTCAATGATTGGTAGGGAACATCAGACATAATGATGTCTGATTGCTTTCCCCAAGGTCTAAAACCTAGATTCGGTGCGTCGTTAGCGGCTATGGATTTCTTCAAAGTATCCatagagttttttgatttggaaCGGTCTTGGCTTCAAACAGCTTCCACGTACAATTTTGGTGAAGCTTCAAATTCTGCTGTGAAAATCTTGATCTCAACTCAATTAGCGAGGTCGTTGATGTCTCGAGATTTCAAACGATTTTGGCCGCGTAATAATCGCCATTTTGTTAAGTCTGTATTGCGCACAGAATCGTCTTGACAATTGTTGTTGGAATTATCGTTAACGTCATCGAACTCATCATTCCCGAACAAGGAACAATTCAAAGATTTCGGCGAACTTTTCATTTTGcgcaggagaaaaaaaaattcctaaatctGACGTTGGATCTGGAGTCTGTCACCAGTCAATTGGAAgatcaaaaatataggtaggtagttaggtactagaggtgaaaacggttacgctacccgcttaccggtatctggttaaaataccgtctaaacccgctagtggttgtatcgggttgattcggatatagatagtagcgtatagcgagtacaacccgaatgttttcgcacttggtctgcgcacgcaccccaaaatttgataatgcgtaagtgggaggagttacactTCGACACCTGTTgttcgtatgtgtgattgacgtttgacatgattgatgacaatgatgatgccatgccggtacaccagctaccaattcaatgcgctactagttatatcctgaaccggtgcgacattttttcaattcgctacccgctactactgagtagcgagaatttacgataTGGATACGATAGTTACCCActgtcagcgagtaccgttttcagctctattaggtacatacagggtgcccagaaatatcgagcacccctaagaaagtttttcattagaaatataggttggcaatgtgaaatagatgcatatgattggtggaatgttatctctccagtccaacaaccaatcatgtgctatcattatgatcattcactgtgaccaaccgaagtattttggtagaaaacttttttaggggtgctcgatatttctgggcaccctgtacgagTGCAAGCTAATTTCCTCTAAAAatagatcaaattttgatgtttttcatttACATGGTACCTATACCTTACATAATATAAAGAGTCCACaaaaagaaccaggtaagtcacttttttcaaaaatgagtttagggctgaattaaattcacaccaaggagtagaaaaatgtagtccttttagattttgaaaaaagtcgatttttcgtggttaaaatggccttttaaaaaaaggggagggggagagaaatgagccgagaccaaatgtgaggcgacaggaagaaaatttcaacatcgttaaCTATttagaatgcgaaaatttttcattatgtcatcataataatcgattttcatcgaattctagttgttgaaaaacactgattttttgattttttgcttgattttttcgcgaaaagagtgacttttcaactcgtgACTGGCgtatatcttcattttttttctagcatgcctcaagttgtgtttgtgggatgttgtgtgatgtatttccagtcGTTATActatgatgaaattcaaattcactacaaaattggagcattCTGATGCTTCAAAACGCCGCGCCGTAacacaaaagtttgaaaaagtgacttacctggttctttccgtggactcttcATATTATGTAATTCTGATTGCAATGTTCGgaaatttgcgaaaatttcaaaaaatgaagtcttTCTCATCGTAAAATTctatctaaaaaaatgttcaaataggtacctttgTGATGAATAAGATAGCCCAATCTCGTGtgatgtaagtacatacctaggtactgTATTGATTACTTGAGGATGGGAaggtattttttgacaacttgatTTATACTAGAGATGATACGACCTCGTCGTTTGTGCCTATTTACTATATCGAATTCAGTAGGAACTTTTATATTGGTTCCTACTCGTATCTTGGCACTTTCAATCCATTTACCATGACTTCAACGAAATTATAGGATTCTAGCCACGAAATAAACGTTAACGCAGAAGGCAGTCTTACTTTATATTTGCCATAAAGTCAAATAGGTGATACGTTACACGCAAATTAACAAACAGTTTAGAATAGTACATAAAAATTTATGACGAGTTTGCCGATTTAACACGCTCGATAATTGTCAATTAACCTCACGATGAGAtctcgaaaatataatttatctgTAACATACATATATGCGTAATCAATTGAGTAAAGTATAAACAACATCATTAGATATAAATTATAAACTTGGGTTTCTCGGTTGATCTTTACTCCAAGTATGTGACgaaattatacctacatttgACAAAGAAGAgaataaattaggtaggtacatattgcaTTCGTTACAATTAACGATTGAGAATTCGTCTTAGGTACTATCAAATTTGCAACATTGCATTTATCATAATAATTagtttaaataggtaggtatagatatccGTTTAttgatatacgagtatttattcaatttttatttggatGAGTTCGTAAACTTGTTTGAGGTACTCTGATGAATTCTTCAAAACAtcccgaaatttattctgcaaaattgatttagaaaatCAATACAGTACATGCGCATCACAGcccaatttgattttaaaaaaaaatgatctatgtacttacttatctgGGTTTTGACAGCTTCAACAATTGCTCCATACATGAGCTTTAATAGTTTAATAGTTTGTTCAGAAGCATCTGGTATTCTGCTTACAAAATCCTGTAACAAGTCAAACAAGTGTTCGTTACATATTTTCTTTGATTGCGTAGACTATTAATGGGTTGAGCATCCTgcgaaaaaattggtttaaactGAAGATCAAGTTTGGAAAAAGTGAATTCTAACTCAAATGTCGAGAATTTTGGTCAAGAAACAGCCGTAATTGATCGCTTTAATCAATATAGGTACCATTGTGAGTGAGGTAAAAAAGTGTaatattatcaacaaaaaaaaaacaaaatcagttCCCAAAATTAGCGTTTACTCATCGAAACATTCAAAACTCAACTTCCAAGAACCCTATTATGGGTTATTTCACCTCAtcatgctcatttttttcagtaggcATTGGTCAGAAGCATCCAAATCGTAGGTACAAGGtacaaagaaaaatttgtaagtCAAAACTCATTTTTGCGAATGctaaaagtgagttttgacacCAACTCTCGATTTACGCGAGTGTTTCTACacaaaatcgaaatatttgcgATGAAATGAGTATCATTAGGTTATGAAGCATGAGAAACTGTCAAATGTTTCATACTTACATCAACACTTGTGACGTTATAGGCTTCAGGTAAATTGAAAGTTGACGTTGTAGTGTTTGAGAATCCAGGATGACCTGTAATGTAACTTGTACTGTTCGTGGTTTGATTTTTGTCAGCACAGCCCTCTGTGTAGTTGTGATAATGTACATGTAGATTGAATGTAGAATTCATGAAGTTAAACTGGTAAGCTGAAACTTTTACCTCGAGTTCTGTAAATAGAGCAGTAACAATGAATTCTTAAATGATATTAAGTTTGATATCGTGAAATAGAAACACTCACTAATAACAACAGCTGGTTATAAACTGAATACATACATCgcgtaattatattttttgagtagctgagtaggtaagtaatgatttaaaatttcaattttctcattaaaaattttcattatttaagattttttcctcaaaatttctgaaattttcatttcaaaatggaaaaaaagttaaaattggTGATGCATGAtaataaatttgactaatgatttttctgtattgtattgctctatgggaatactgttgataccaaaaattttgatgcggttcagacttttttgcaactaagcaattttcataaaattcaatttagttcaaagaattttcaattttttttgacaaaattttctccaaaaaatttttatcctaTTCCTTGATACTTAGAgataaaattatatatttcaatgaccGCGTGTAATTAGAATTGTGACTTGGAAATTAgaacagaaataaaaaatgatttccaaaattttaaaattttctaaaattggctcataagcctgTCGCGATGCCTATATAGTATATATATATAGTTATGTAGGTAGTTTTATTGTAGTTGATTTGTGGTTGAAATAAGCGGACATATTTTGACCGTTAATCGGCATCAATTTACGGGCaattaacaaaataaattacgtaCGTGTTACGTTTTGTCCTTTATATGTTATTGGCATTTCAGTCGTTTGATTTTCAGATGTCATTTTTGCAGTTTCATTCGTCGGTTTTTTAGATAATGTATCTGAAACAAATTACAGTGGTGACTTGAGAGTACTACACTTTCTTCATCGTGCcttaaaaatgtacctatgctATTCGATCCAATTTCACACGTTTTTGGTCCGATtgtgtttgttttgttgttgttgtggaaattttattttcaaattcaagcaGACATTTTCTAAACTGTCATTAGTGACGAAGGAAGAATTCACGGCGGTTGTAAGCACTTTTGAAACATTCCTTTTGAACCCCTGATCGTTAGTTTTAACTGAATCATAATTAGGCACTACTGATGTTTTATTAGGGCACGTCCCAACCTACCTCATTGATAACAGACTGGTGTAAGATTAAGTCAAGACAGctatgaaattggaaaattaggAGTATAGGTAtctgaaataggtaccttaTGGCTGAATATAGTGACGAGTACAGCTACAAACTGACTGAACGAATAAAATGATTTAATTAGAGCCGCTGAAATATTCCCaattttttcgccagattttctCAACTGCGAGTATTTATCccagacccccctccccctcgacCAACTCCAGTTTGGAAGAGTGAGTTCGAAACAAAAACGtggaatcatttttaaaatgttcaaaaacgattgTTTTTTATACTTGACAAAAAGATGAATTATTCTATTGCAAGGTtagaattgaaatcaaaaattaaaaatttcctattttttcctttttttaaaccttttggcctttaaaaatcaaattcaaatagagaatgaaacattttcgattttgtgcGAGCGTGCCTAGCGTGTACGAAaccttcagaaaatttacaatttgtgaggtaAGACAAAATCACTTAAAATTACGAGAAGTTTCAACGCCAAACGGCCaaagagatttttttggttggaaaattttaagaaaagcaacattaattttttgatgtgagaTGTCAATCTTTCTACTTTCTAACTTCGGTCGGAggaacagggtgtctaacactcctatttatcctatttatcctacaaaagttttttttgcccatggcacctttttgtccttttagtgtcctttttttcaacaattttatccaaaagtccttttttttcaaaatgactttttcaaattttcgatgttttccccttttttccggaattttgaacttgtagaaaagggctcatttgtcgacttttttagaacttgaatcacacatttcTGTGTTTATCGATTCAgtgacttattgttcaaattcaagaactgttcaaagtttgaatcagaaaaataaactcatccttccttacagatttttttttacttctcagcaaaacatgaaattttgaatacttttagCTTTGCTTCACTTGgctttgtttgcttttctttttcaagtttgaattttttcttttcttttttttttttttgaattggagtgttgaatcatcattttaaattttaagattttgtagcaaaatataggtagcttattacacaaaaacaaaacatcgttttcatacctctcaaaatactgaatttctaaagcttttgccctcgcttcgctcgggcccgttggcttttctttttccggttttaaattttcaaaaaaaaatcacaattcaattttgaaattttgaagcaaaacataAAGAATTCATCACACAAACAAACTTTGTTTTTGTATCTCTCGAAatgctgattttcgagagcttttgacctcgcttcgctcgggctcgtttacttttcttttttatttcgaatatcATTCGAGtaccatcgtttttatgcctctcggaaCATTaatttccaaagcttttgccaTCACATTGCTCGTGCaagtttgcttttcttttttcattttcaatttttcaaaaaaaaatcattattcgaatttcaaaattttgaagcaaaataatagatatactcgtacttagtaactcatcacacaagataacataattttttatatatcCCAAAATACCTtccaatttttgagagctttcgccctcgctttgccagggtcagtttgtttctcttttcctcaattaataataaattctgaaattgaaggAGAAATCTCGCCTACTCCCTCGGCCTCCCCCTCttaaaaaatctcaagtgttcaaaaactgtcctgttaaaagtcctgctaaaaatCCTTAGGCTAAAaacttaaatgaaaattttgaacctcccaccttgaagaaaaattttgaccccccccccctcccccacctcacttcaaaaaattccataagtgatcgaaaaatgacttgctgaaagtcctactaaaagtcctttttaagtcctttttttttcattttgaaatcttgttagacaccctgaggAAGAAAAAGTTGGTTACAATGATCTGATGCGAGCGAAGCGATGCTAACACTtacgaaaatttataaattcaagaaataaaaatccATAGTCTTTGGTAATTCTCTGATTTTCCCTGCTCACACAATTTCTTACCAACTTTTTCCATCTTAcccaattttcccaaaaaattcactacttttcgCTTAAATTTTTCTGTCGGGGGCGGGGGGAGGGGTCCCCTCCTGTTCGGCACGACtccagatttaattttttgattgttttatcGACCTCAGACtgttataaaaatttctaaCCCCTATTAagttttcactttcaattttcgtgcgtgaatattttatgaaaatatttgcaaaactgaaaatttatggTTActcttggttacttttttggtgaaaaaaggttcctaaagttacttttttaatgaaaatatcgtTGGGATGCCTGATCGAGGCGATCAACAAAATACGTAAATTACGTACCTGTTCTGTTTTCATGATCCGCAGGCATGTGTGACGTTATTGGAATTCCGGTCATTTGTTTTTCAGATGTCAACATTGCAGGTTTAATCATCGGTTTTGCAGATAATATATCTGAAACGAATTAGCCACAGGATAAAACAAGGAAATGATATATAAGCGATACAACTTGAAGAATTAGTACTCACCGATATTTTTTGCAATcgtaaaaagaaacaaaaatagaaatatcatCTTTTGTGAAATTTGCTGATGCAtatttgtaagtaggtaggtactcgtataagtTGAGGAAAGAAGCACTTTACACTATTCTCACTCGTAATGTTCTGACATTCGTGCTTCCAGAGAAGATCCCCTGTAACTTGGTTCAAAATATCGAAGAAAGGTCAACGTATCTGTAGTAGACAATTCGGTATACTGAGGGGAAACCAGATTACTTACCTATAACTTGATTCGAAGTACCTAACAACAACGGGTCAATGTACGTACATAACTCTAGTAGACAATCCGGTATATGTACCGACCTAGGTGAGGGGAAACCGGATTACGTCGATTCAGTCGGCATACCGATACGATGCATAGATAACTACATACAACCATTATAATCTATGAAATTAATTATAGGTGGTTGTGTGTGCACAACTTTGTAAGCGTGAACCAACGAGGGAGGGCATTTCGACCTGTTAAGAACGAATTCagcgttaattttttattcaaaacaaattttatgattttaagaGAATGTCCTCACGGGTTaagaatttttagaaactctggtccttttttttaaagggtcAGGTGGCAAGACACTGCGCAGATAACACgctccaaaaaaaccgaataccttcttttttttttaaaaaaaaaaaacctccactTTGAGGAACCCTGCCTGAGCCCTGTGAGAGGCTTAGATATATTCAAGCTCAAGCTTATGCTTCTGAGTCTGAGTAGTGAGAGTATGTATGATTGCAGAACACGTTACAAAATACCAAAACAGACATATTATATGGACAGATCATTTTACGACCTACAAAGTGaattaattggtattttttttttttttttgtatactcgtactttgaaaGCTGATCGATGTCAAAAAACGTAAATATCACGTTTGATTGATGACCGCAGCATTCCGAGTACTAGAGTGGGTAGCAGATAGATAGGCAGATTGGTAGCTGGATACCCACTACTACCTAGACCGAGCCACCTACTCATCATTCATAATTCATATTTGACGCAAATCTGCCCTATCTAATGTCTCAGCTTTGTGGTAATTACCTATGCGAAAGCTACCGAGTAaagctggaaaaaaaatgtataagaaTACTTAATTCGCTCGTTTCCAAGACGGCTGATGATGGGTGTTTCCTCGTTGTAATCACGGCTACATTTATTCGTGAACCATGGACCATGGTGTAGTCGACGTGAAGTGGTTGTCGCAAACAGACGGAAAAGGAAGCCAGTTTTAGTACGAGAGCAAGCTCGAGCTCGAGCTCTGCTTTAACGTTTCACTGTCTGCTGTTTAATATCTGGTTTCTGGTTTCGTCCAAATTAATACTCGCGgcgataatttttactgtagaaCGATTAATCATTCCTAATGAgatgttgtaaaaaattttaaagctcgTTGTTTGTTGGCGAATCGTTGTGTTTTTCTTCACCAACGAATTCgctaataaaatttacaaacgaGTATATGAAactttacttttgaaattatttcaagttgttatgaaattatcaacaatttagtccggcatatgacaataggagtaatttcacccccccccccgccgatcctccatgacagtttttttcttaaatgggacatcacaaggaacattttaaagcaaactttccaaagaaaaaagttagccttacttacaaaat
The sequence above is a segment of the Planococcus citri chromosome 3, ihPlaCitr1.1, whole genome shotgun sequence genome. Coding sequences within it:
- the LOC135839784 gene encoding uncharacterized protein LOC135839784, with product MHQQISQKMIFLFLFLFTIAKNIDILSAKPMIKPAMLTSEKQMTGIPITSHMPADHENRTDTLSKKPTNETAKMTSENQTTEMPITYKGQNVTQLEVKVSAYQFNFMNSTFNLHVHYHNYTEGCADKNQTTNSTSYITGHPGFSNTTTSTFNLPEAYNVTSVDDFVSRIPDASEQTIKLLKLMYGAIVEAVKTQIK